DNA sequence from the Rhizoctonia solani chromosome 14, complete sequence genome:
gctgaaacacccgcttgtagaaaacccgctcatatcacaattgccagatctgttgatttgttgtagggactatccaacgctaggtgcttgacgcaaaggtttagcgcccacacactacacaaaaaccgcccataagtcctgatataggcaccacttcccccacgccgtctccaatattccctccacacgctctggcgccccacacccatactcccatCCCTCCAGTTGCTCCTCTAGACGCTCcgttccaacccactccctaccaccctcttgcagcgcATCTCCCCCTtcgcaagacttgccaaggatggaaccggagccgtcccttgccgctctcctcgaggctatcacagccctcacagccacagtcgggtccttgcaggaccaaatcaaatcacaaggcGAGCAAATCACACAGCTCAccgccatatgcaaggaaaccaatgaccttgttggtgacaaggaccagggcggagcccaaaccaagcctggcccattgactgggcctgtcacccctcctacccactcaggaggggaaacccacactccaggcacggttaggcctgggctcaaggctcCCTTCCGCCCTACAAGGGGTACAGGGTATGactccaaggaggaagaagagccaAGGCGACCCAAAAAAGAGTCTCAGGGAATGCCTAGGCGGTcactcagctccctcaccccctttgacgcagggtccagcgtgaaaaggcccaagatggacctccccgaCCCCTATAAaggagacaccaggggacgcaaggccacACAATGGCTGGACCGCATGCTGCTCTGGGTGGCCCTACACAgggaccaattcaatgaggaggagcaaatggttgtgtggatacttTACCACATGACGGACAAGGCAGCCGACTGGGCACTCCCTCTCATTGGGActattatcaagggcaagggaaatccccccactaccatcccggccttaacagccaaattcaaagaagcctttgccaatccagatgcaaagagggcggccgccaggaagattgccgcattgactcagaccaccaccacgtctgagtacgtcacagaattccgcaatctcatggcggaacttgactggaacactgaggcgtacattgcccagtttacgcgcggtcttcactggaaggtgaaagaactcctgtccaccaaggacaacattcccaACAATGACCTAGAGGCCATATTCGCCGCCttggtcaaaattgacaacactcgtTGGGAGAACGAGGAAAACCGCCCTAAGAAGGCTCCCACCAAGGCTCCGGTCGCCACAACCAcctctacctccaccactaccaccagggtccgtttatcagaggaccccaattacgtcACTCCGGAAGAACGAGACCgtcgccgcgcgtctggcctctgcgtcaagtgcggccaaaaggggcatggcatcaaacaatgcccaaatggatggaaggccaccatCAAGGAGGCTGCCAAAATTGGTCAGGAAGAGTcggaaaaagagtaaggccaagagctaccatcaagcccttggtctctaATTTAGAATTGCATGTATCTGTTTTGgagtttgtaaatattgcaatgGACTTGAACAAAAAACCCCTACTCTTTTTAAACATGATACTGCGTGACTACCCGACGGACcctatcaaaaccctcatcGACTCTGGCGCCACTTCCAATTTTATATCCCCTGCACTAGTAGAAAAActtaaaatcccaaaaaccctactcgaaaatccacgagtagtgaggatgttagatggtacaatatctcagactggttgcatttggcaccaggttcaacttgcggtctcggccaatggccatttcCACCacattcccttccttgtttgccccataggcaacaccccggctatcctcggcatgacatggctcacatCAGAATCCCCCttgattgactggcaacagggacttgTCATGTTTCCTGAACAGGTCCAAATAGCATCCAAAGAGGAGGCAGATATCAATCCTTTGGCAGACCTTCCCCCTCAAtatcatgagtttgctaaagtctttggcaaagaggaattcaaggtTCTCCCTCCTcacagggagtatgacatctccatagaccttgtcc
Encoded proteins:
- a CDS encoding Retrotransposon-derived protein PEG10, translated to MEPEPSLAALLEAITALTATVGSLQDQIKSQGEQITQLTAICKETNDLVGDKDQGGAQTKPGPLTGPVTPPTHSGGETHTPGTVRPGLKAPFRPTRGTGYDSKEEEEPRRPKKESQGMPRRSLSSLTPFDAGSSVKRPKMDLPDPYKGDTRGRKATQWLDRMLLWVALHRDQFNEEEQMVVWILYHMTDKAADWALPLIGTIIKGKGNPPTTIPALTAKFKEAFANPDAKRAAARKIAALTQTTTTSEYVTEFRNLMAELDWNTEAYIAQFTRGLHWKVKELLSTKDNIPNNDLEAIFAALVKIDNTRWENEENRPKKAPTKAPVATTTSTSTTTTRVRLSEDPNYVTPEERDRRRASGLCVKCGQKGHGIKQCPNGWKATIKEAAKIGQEESEKE